The genomic window gctcggggtaCTCCCTGTGGTTATCGTCCCTGAAACGGTTGAGCAGGTCGGCGACGGAATCTCCGTACTTGACGGACATTACGCACTTGATCTTGCGCACGTCCTGCCCGAGCATGCCGCGCGACTGCCAGTAGAGGAAGTGGAGGTCGAAGCTCGATTCCAGCTTggccttcatcgccgcgcggtaCTCCTCTTTGAGCCGGATAgcctccttggcgtcctcgagctctcTGTCACGATCTGGAAGAAAGTCCGCCTTCACCGCGGGGTTCTTTCCCAGCTTCCCGAACCTCGAGCcgtccttggcgtcgccctccttggatccgcctccttcgttttcatcctcgacctcgtcgtcgtccgcgaagctgagcttggccgcggcggcactcgccttcttcttcttcttcttccgcCGCTCGTCAAGCCTTCGAACTTCGCTCTCGTCCGCTTCGCGTttcgcgcgctccttctcctcgttGAGGTCAGCGTCGATGGCGCTCTTCGTGCCCGCGAACTCCTCCTTGGTCTTCAGCCCGATTGTCCTCTCCTTGAACaactcctcggcgcgggtggacACCGCGGCCTTGAACCCGACCTGGgtcttggccttggcgatgTTCCCCCTCTGGAAGTCCTCTCCCATCGAGGTCTCGAACGGCGCCATGGCGACACCCGCCGCGAAACGAGCCCCACCGGCTCCCCACAACCGCAAACGCTCAGAGTATGGAGGGCCCACGGACAGTGCTCGCACTTTTCGGCGGGCGCCTTCCTCAAACGAACTTCGCCCAATCGGCGGATAAAGGATAGGGTCTCGCGCCACAAACGGCCGCCGCACTCGACCCATCCCTCGTTCGATCGAAGCGATGCACACGTTCGCGGCAAGAAGCGTgctccccggcgcgagcctcgggtccctggcgcctcgcgcggtgcgcggctcggggaggacccgcgcgcccgcgtccatcgtcgccatgGCGGGCAGGAAGAAGCGAAAAGAGAAGAGCCGTCGCAAGGAGAACGAGGGAGgatccgccccggcgcccgccgcgccggcgcccgccgcgcccgcgcagagccccgcggcggcgtccgcgcccgcgcccgccgcgcccgccggtcGCGCGAGGGACAACGAGATCGACTGGGCGGAGATCGAGCGGAACAACGAACAGGCCCGGGCGGCGATGGGAGCCCCGTCCACCCCggcccccgcgggcgacggcctGTTGGAGAGGGCGttcagcgcggacgcgcagcTGCTCTTCGCCGTGGACGGGTGCGTACCCGAGGTTGTCAACGGCAGAGTCGCCATGTTCGGcttcttcaccgccgcgctcaccgagaTCTTCACCGGAAAGTCCTTCACCACCCAGCTCGCGTACAACCTCAGCCACGGAGTGTCGTTCACCATCGCCTCACTGGTCATCGCGGGGACCCTGGCG from Micromonas commoda chromosome 11, complete sequence includes these protein-coding regions:
- a CDS encoding predicted protein produces the protein MHTFAARSVLPGASLGSLAPRAVRGSGRTRAPASIVAMAGRKKRKEKSRRKENEGGSAPAPAAPAPAAPAQSPAAASAPAPAAPAGRARDNEIDWAEIERNNEQARAAMGAPSTPAPAGDGLLERAFSADAQLLFAVDGCVPEVVNGRVAMFGFFTAALTEIFTGKSFTTQLAYNLSHGVSFTIASLVIAGTLAPMIMADPKETPYEGTGFAKWRPEPRAKAGRQYLCDPRSIDTTGLPGRDTPLGRLGFGATAETWNGRAAMVGLMLTFLIEGATHHGIFRG